The Dictyoglomus sp. NZ13-RE01 genome segment CCAACCATTTCCTTCTGGTGTACCAATGCCTCAGAAGGCAACATCTGATGATTTTTTAAAAGACAGTTTAGATCTTTCAAAATGGTGTATTACAGGTCAGTATGATTATTCTCTCTCCGAAAGAAAAGGATATTTGCGAATAAAGACAATAATGTCTGATATCTATTCTATTCTTTCTACCCCATTAGATGTATCTAATATATTTACTCAATACACATGGGATCATAAATTTGAAATCTCAACTAAGTTTGAAGTTATTTCCGAAGAGGAACAGGATAGAGCAGGGTTAATTGTTTTTGATAATTATAATCATTATTTAGAATTTGTGAGAACTAAGAAAAAAGGGAAAATAATATTGGAATTTGCACATAAAAATGTAGAAGACTATGAAAAATTTACGATAGAAAATATACCTAATAATAAAACATGCTATTTAAAATTAAGAATGAATGGGGATAAATGGGAAGCTTATTATAAGTTTGATGAAAAAGAAAATTGGAAATCTTTTGGAAAGTCAATTAAAAATGACTTTGATATTCTGAAGATAGGAATCACAGCATATTCCCCTTATTCTATTGGAGGTTCTATTTTTGATTTTGACTATTTTAATTATTTAGAATTGAGGTAAGCTAAGCCAAAATAAGATAAAAAAGAAGGAGGTTTAGTAGCTTGGCAAGAGAAACTTTGTCTTTGGAAGGATTATGGGATTTTTATTTGGAAGGTAATGAGTATAAAGGTAAGATACATGTTCCTTCTATAATTCAAGCGGAGTTTCCTGAACTTAAAGATTATTATGGAAGCTTTTATTATAAAAGAACCTTTGATATCCCTGAGGATTGGTTAAAAAGTAAAATTTTATTAAGATTTTCTGCAGTAGATTATTATTCAGAAGTATGGATAAATGGAAAGTTTGTTGGAGAACACGAAGGTGGTTTTTTACCTTTTTATTTTTCAATTAATGAGTTTTTAAAGCTTGAAGAAAATGAAATTTTAGTTAAAGTGGTCGATCCTAATAAAGATAAAAAAGTATTTCGAGATTTTACTCAGGATGAGATTCCTCATGGGAAAGCCCACGATACTTGGTATGGAAATATTAGTGGAATATGGCAAAAAGTATATTTGGAAAAAGTAGAAACTCCATATGTAGAGAAAGTAAAAGTATTTCCAAATGTGGATGATAAAAGTGCTACAATTGAAATCTTCATTAAAGATTTAGAAAAGGATTGTAAGTTAAGTCTTAAAATTATAGATCCTTTAGGAAGGAATTATTATAAAGAGGTAGAAATAACTTCAGAAAAAAAGATTGTTACGTTTGAATTTCCCGAAATAATTTTGTGGGAATTGGAAGCTCCAAATCTTTATAATTTAGAAATTAAAGTATATAAAGGAAATATATTAAGAGATATGTTTCAAACAGAATTTGGAATGAGAAAGATTGAGATAATAGATGGAGAAATATATCTAAACAATAAGCCCATATATATTTTTGGAGCCTTGGATCAGGATTTCTATGCTGAAAAGATATATATACCAAAATCTTCTGAGGAAATAAGAGAGCGACTTCAAAAAGCAAAGGAGATGGGTTTAAATCTTCTAAGAACTCATGTAAAAGTCCCTCTACCTGAATATTTGTATTGGGCAGACCATATAGGGATATTAATTTGGGAGGAACTTCCTTATTGGGAAAATTTGACAGAAAAAGCGAAAGAAAGAGCAAGAAAAACCTTAGTAGAAATGATAGAAAGAGATTTTAATCATCCATGTATTGTAGTTTGGGGGATTATAAATGAAAGTTGGGGAATAGATCTAAGTATTAGAGAAAACAGAGAATGGCTCAAAGAGATGTATGATTATGTTAAAAATCTTGATCCCACAAGGCTTGTAGTAGATAATTCTCCATGTATTCCCAATTTTCACTTAAAAACTGATATAGAGGATTTTCACTTCTATACATCAATTCCTGATCATATTAAGAAGTGGGAAGACTTCATTAATGGTTTCTCTAAAAGAGATTTTTGGACTTATAGCCCATATGGTGATGCGGAAAAAGGAAATAAGCCTCTTGTAATTTCTGAATTTGGAAATTGGGGGCTATACAATATACCAGAGAGTTTTGTATTTAATATTCCTAAATACATGGAGTCAAATCCTCCTTGGGATGTTAGAAAAAGATTTTATTCTTGGAAATTGGATGAAGTTTTTGGCTCCTTTGAAGAGTTTATAAAAGAGACTCAAAGACATGAGTTTCTGTCTCTAAAACATGAAATTGAGATTATAAGGAAACATCCATCTATAAAAGGCTATATCATCACAGAATTTACTGATGTTTTTTGGGAATCTAATGGCTTATTAGATCCTTGGGGAAATCCAAAAATATTTCATGAAAACTTGAAATGGCTTAATAATCCCAATTTTATATCATTACATTTTTATAAGCCTAATTGGAAAAGTGGAGAAAAAATGGATATCTTGTTAGAGGGATGTTTAGTATCACCTGCAGAAATGGTGATACTAAAATTTGATGATTCGGAAAAAATCATTGAAAAGAAATTAGAGAATTATAAATTAAATCAATGGCAGGAGTTAGGAGAATTGTCTTTGGAGCTTCCAGAAGTCAAGTCTCTTACCAGGAAGAGACTCTTACTATATTTAAAAAGTGTAACAGGCGAAATTATTGCGAAAAACTTTTATGATTTTTATATTTTCCCCAAAGAAGATATCGACAAAGGAACAGATAAATTGAGAATTAAAAACTATCTTACAGATGAGGATAAAAACTTCTTAATGCAGGGTGGAAATTTACTAATTTTAGCTTCTGATGAATTCTCTTTAGGATTTTTAAAGGAAGAAAAAGGATGGCAGATTGTTTCTAGGAAAAAAGATTTATATCATGGAGATTGGATAAATAATTTTAATTTTCATAGAAAGAAAAGCTTCTTCTCAAAAGTTATTCTTCCAAATCCATGGGATTTCTCCTTTTTTTCTCTTATTTCTGATAATTTAATTATCAATATTGATCCAAGGGATTCGGAAAGTATATTAGCGGGAACTTTTTATGGATGGATTATGTCGCCTGGAGGTTACCTTATAGAGATTCCATATGAAAATGGGAAAATTATGATATCAACACTATCATTTAAGGATTTTTCAGACCCTTTAACAGTTTGGCTTTGGAATAGAATTGTTCAAGATTTAAGTTAAAATTTAGAGGCAAGACCCAAGCTAAATACTTTGGTCTTGCCTATGGGAGGTAAAAGGATATACCTCAATTATCTATTATATCAGATTTCATTTAGGTTTTTTATTATCAAAAATAATATGATTAATGAAATAATAATAGAGATAATGGTGATGTATAGCTCAATTCCTGACCTTCTCCAGAATATGAGCCATAATATCCCCATTACTATTACAAAAATTAGGGCTAAGATTTGTTGAGGTGGTTTTTTTATTCTTTTATCCATGGAGGGATCCACTTAGGTAGGTCCTTCCAAAAGAAGCAGGCAACCTCATGCTTTTCATTAACATTTTCTAAAACAGGATCTTCTCTTAAACAAATATCTTGAGAATATAAGCAGGCATGAGAGAAAGGACATGAATTTTTGCCCAGTTCTCTTTTTGGTGGTTCGTAGGATCTTAATTCTGGTATTTTTTTCTCTTTTGCTAAATCAGGATCGGAAATAGGGGTTGCAGATATCAAAGTTCTTGTGTAGGGATGTAAAGGATTGTTTATGACCTCTTCACATTCTCCTTTTTCTACAATTCTTCCTCCATATAATATGACTAATTTCCCTCCATTAGTTGCAAAGAACCTTGCAGCTCCAATGTCATGTAGAATTAGTATTATAGAAAGTCCTAATTCTTTGTTAAGAATTTTTAGAAGTTGAATAATAGTAGCTCTAAGAGACATATCTATCATGCTTATGGGCTCATCCGCAATAAGAATTTCTGGATTTGCTGTGAGAGCCCTTGCAATGGCAAGTCTTTGTCTTCCACCTCCAGAAAGATGATGGGGATATTTATTTAAAAAATAGGAAGGAGGTGTAAGACCAACTAAATTGAGAAGTTCCTCAACTTTATTATCAATCTGCTTTCCTCTAATATTATTGTTTTTCTTAAGAGGATCCGCCAACGTAGAATATATGTTTCTTGATGGATGTAAGGAAGCATAAGGATCTTGATGTACATATTGGACTTTTGTTCTTAAATAGGATAATTCTTTCTTAGATATGTTTGACAAATCCCTTCCAAACCATTTTATTTTTCCTTTTGTTGGTGTTTCCAAAAGGCTTGCAATTCTTGCCAATGTAGTTTTTCCCATTCCACTTTCACCAATAATTGCCCATCTATCTTGTTTATTTATTTTTAAATTGATACCCTCTAATGCAACAATATATTTTTTATTAAAGTAGCCTCGGGTAAATATTTTGGTAACTCCTTCTAATTCTAATACTGGAATTTCCATTCTTACATACTCCTCCTATTTATAAAGATAGCATGCAACTTCTCTGTTATTATCTATAGAGAACATTGGAGGTTTTTCCTTTTTACACTCTTCTTTAACATATGGACATCTTGGATGAAATCTACAACCAGAGGGCGGATTTAGTAAACTTGGGGGATCTCCTGGAATTCCCTTTATCTTTTCTGGATCTGAGATTAAACTCATTATAGAGTTAACTAAGCCTTGAGTATATGGATGTTTTGGATCTTTTAGGATACTTCTTGTAGGACCACTTTCTACAATATTTCCTGCATATACTACACAGATTCTATCGGAAAGCTCTGCAGCAACTGCTATATCATGGGTAACAAAAATTAAAGTGAGATTAAGCTCTTTCTTAAGATTTTTTAGAAGTTGGATAATGTGGGCTTGAGTTAATACATCTAATGCTGATGTAGGCTCATCTAATATGAGAATTT includes the following:
- a CDS encoding dipeptide/oligopeptide/nickel ABC transporter ATP-binding protein: MEIPVLELEGVTKIFTRGYFNKKYIVALEGINLKINKQDRWAIIGESGMGKTTLARIASLLETPTKGKIKWFGRDLSNISKKELSYLRTKVQYVHQDPYASLHPSRNIYSTLADPLKKNNNIRGKQIDNKVEELLNLVGLTPPSYFLNKYPHHLSGGGRQRLAIARALTANPEILIADEPISMIDMSLRATIIQLLKILNKELGLSIILILHDIGAARFFATNGGKLVILYGGRIVEKGECEEVINNPLHPYTRTLISATPISDPDLAKEKKIPELRSYEPPKRELGKNSCPFSHACLYSQDICLREDPVLENVNEKHEVACFFWKDLPKWIPPWIKE